Genomic DNA from Kluyveromyces lactis strain NRRL Y-1140 chromosome C complete sequence:
gaatatgTATAAATTGTGACGGTTTGTGTCAACTTAAATAGATTTTGTGAAGTGATGATTCTTAATAATGTCATGTCAGTACCTAGGTGAGGGCGTTAGTTCTTTTAATCACTTTCGTACGTGTATTCTTTACTGCCGTCCTTTTTTCGTTTTACACTATATTGTGCATTTGCTCCAGTTTCTCCGACGTCTGTAATGAAGCAACATTTCGAAAATGGGCTGAGAGCACGTACATAGATGACCATCGGGGATAACTTAGAATCATCAATGTAGTCACCAGtgaacatcaacaattcgTCCCCTGGGTTTGCCTTTGTAACGATGTAAACCAATGCAACTGGTTTACGGACTCCCTCAGAACCCATGTTCAATAGCATAAATGAAAAAGCTTGGATGTTTTCGTTATTTCTGACGCTGGAAACAAAAGAGTACGAGTTTGTTACTAACTCCATGTGTCCTGGAACATAAGCTGTATCACTTCCTAAAACTATGGATTTGATGTTGTGTTCGTTTTTATAGAAACTCTCATCTAATCTCGATTTCacaaaggaaagaaatcTGTCTGCGTTGGGAAATTCTCCCGATTGAAACTTATCTGTAAATGCTTGAGAGAGCTTGAAGGGGAATCCGCTGAAGTCCTTTAGCTGGGTAAATGACTTGAATTTTGGGACCATTTGCTTCATTATCAATTCTCTCCTTGTGGTGGATGAAAGCTTCATCTTAGTTTGATTGAAAGCATGATCCAAAAGCTGCATAAGTTTCCTGGTTCTAAAAGCTTTGAATTGATACCACCCTATTCCAAATATCACCATCGGGAAAAGCAAAGCAAGTAAGAAAGGCAAAACAAATACTATCATTGTTATGAATCCAGCGAACAGTAACGTGGAAAGaataaaggaaaaaggGCTGATTGAAAAGATAAATCTGGGATTGTTAAAGGGACTTTTTCTGAAAGGATCCCGTCCACCAAGTACCATGTTTCTCGGCGTAGAATGGAAATTTCGAAGCGCCATCTTCACAGGAGAGACCAAAATATTCTGGTTATAATGTAAAAGATTCATCCGGGGATTCAAAGCTGCCAGGAGTGGGAACCGTGGCACCAAATTCACAAACTGACCCGTCTTGACACATCCATGACTAGCAGGACTGTATGCTTTTAACTTTGTCAAGGATTGAAATGGTCGCAGCCCAATCTGTGATTTAACGCacaattgaaatcgatttAGGGGAAGCATCTCACAGAAGAATATCACAATGTCTGATGTGCGGAATTGTATTTTCTCAGATTTATACCAATAAGCGATTACTTCTGGTAATGCAAAATGTCTTCATAGTCTTGAAATCTATGAAGCTTCTTAATTTACAAAGGAATTTTATAGGAATTTCAAAGGCCAAATTGTCTATATCATCGCAAACCCCATACTAAGATCGCAGGATGACTTATAATCTGCTTTCTGTTCCTTTAAACTTTTGGAATATTATTACTACATTGTTTAAATAGGAAAAACATGAataatatatacatatcCGGGTAAACTTTTGTAAACCAATTCGTTGCACATTAATATGAAGACACCATTATAGGGACAAGTCATCCCACTCAGTGGACTAATATCTTATCTCGTATGCTCCTGAATGTGAGATATATTTAATCCATTTCACCGGTTGATAATTCAATTGTGGTTCTTGACATTTCAAGTGTCTCACCACAAGTCCGGAATTACTAAACATTACAATTTCGAAGCCCATTGATATTGGCGGTCTTGACCATCTTAACAAATCAGATAGATCGTGGGAAGTAGCAGGGATTGCCACCTTACCGCTCAGAGTATTTTCTGTAGATCCTTTGTATTTGTTGTATTTCCATACCATGCATTTTTCTCCGGCATCGTACTTACATTTTCCTCCAGAGACGTTAAAATCGCATTTAATCGTGGTTGGGGGCACAGGTATTTTAACTGTTACATCTTTGGCAGAGACATTGGATGGGAAAAGTGATCTTAACGTTACCTTGTAATTGAGTGTAGAGTTCTTCACGATTTCTACCTCCGGTATGACGTTGAATGGGATATTAATGTTATCAATGACACGGTATTGCATCAATTGGAATGGCCCGTCAGGAGGAACGAATTGAATAACGTGGTTGGCCTCGTACTTATTAAGTTGGACACATTGATGGAATTTACAATCTTCTAATATTACAGAGCCTGCAGCCGCATTCGGTATAGCTTTCTTATTCTTAATATCGTACTCGGACAtcatttcaacaatggACAATTCTGACTTTTCGTTTCCATGAATCGAATATGTGTCATTCAACCCTAGTTGGCATAGAGGCATACCTGATAGATGTGATACACAATCCACGGATCCATCAACAAATGATTTCACAATTGACCCATCTTTACCTACCAATATTGTGATCTTTTCGTTGATATCCAAATATACCTCATTCTTCTTGTATTTCAACCCACTTGGCCTCCAAGGGCATTCAGATAATGAAGACAAGGCAATTGAACTTGAGGACCGCTTTGAAAGCTTTGGAGCCTTTAGAATGTTAGATCCGGATAAGAAATCATCCAAATCGGGAGATTTGCTAATTGTGTTATTCTCTATTGGTTTTCGTGATACTCTTGGTATTATTTGAGCTAAGTCCGTTGTTTGTGGGATGCCGTTCTCCAACGTCAGTTCTAAAATCTCATACAATAACATAAATTCATCCTTTAACACGTCTTCATCGTTAATTCCGAATGCTTCCATTAATTGGTACAACTTGTGTAGGTATTCCCAGATCATTGAACTATCCACATTCGATCTGGATACTGCTACAAGCCACATAGGCAAGTTGTCGCTACTTTCTCTGATAACATGTTGAAATGTCGTTGAGCCCAATGTCAATATAGGAGACCTCACATGTGGATCATTGATGACTTGGGTTCTAAACACATCTGCCAGTGATCTTTTAACATGGTCTTTGATCAATTTACTGATCAACAAATCACCCTTTGCattgtatataaatataGCACTAAGCATGCTGCGTGTTGGTCAACGATAATTTTTATACTGTAGGTTACGAACACCACCGTTTCAGTTTTGCACTGCCCTGTGTACCTCAAGTGCCTGAAGTTACAGTTTAAGGAACCTTTACTGAAATATACGCTACATAGTTCAAAATTATTGTTGTGCTATTTATCAAACCTTTGCAAAATAAAGCAAAAGctgagaaaaagaacaagaacgTTGACGAGatgttattattatataGGCAACTCACTGATGGATTGGTTTGTGCAATGATAGATTATTGGAACAGAAATTGTATCTTATTCATTCCCTTGCTTTTGCCCCAACTCATTGTGTCTAAGCTGTATATATTTACTATTGGAAAGCATATAATGTCAAGGGAATTATAACAGATCTGAACAAAAAGGTCTTACGCAATACCTAAGAGTAGGCCATTATGAATAAACATGATATATCCATGGCACTACTGACAATGCGGCTCTTCTGGATGAAACACGGGCCTTTTCAggtaattcttcttttttgaagattctCTGCAATGTGCTTTACTATCAGTAGGTCCGAAAATTTTTATAACAATTTGACAGAGATAACGAGATCGATCGGTACAATGATCATACAGATACGATCATAAGAGGTGAATTGAACGCTGAACCTGTATTGTACTTCATCCAGAAAACTACTGTTTAATAAAGCCCTGTAAGTCTTGTCGAAAGAAATGAATAACATCGTCGTTTTTGCTGGTAGTTCCCATCTCGATTTAGTGAATAAGATTTGTGAGAATCTAGGTATTGAAAGGTCGCAAGTGAAGCTAGGTaagttttcaaatggtGAGACCTCCATTAGTATCGAAGAATCTGTTAGAGAGAAAGATGTTTATGTGATTCAAAGTGGATGTGGCCATGTTAATGATAACTTTATGGAGCTATTGATTCTCATCAATGCCTGTAAAACAGCTGATGCATCCAGAGTCACTGCTGTGATGCCATACTTCTCGTATTCAAGACAGCCTGATATCCCATACACAGCTAAGGGTGCTCCATTAATATCAAAGCCTAAGGAAAAATATACTTTTGAGTCACATCCAGGAACCCCTATCCCTCAATCCATGCTAACAGTAGAGAAGCCCATGTCCCCAAATTCAAGTAGGCTAGATGCCGCAAGctcagcttcttcatcaggTCCTCAGTCTCTACAAAGTCCCACTCCTTTGCGTCCAGTAGAGTTGAGACCCACCTCATCTACTTCTTCGCGTATCCCCATGATTCCAAACGGGAAGGCTGAACATCCATCTGAGCAGGAGCAAGATTCAAATGCAGACGCCCTCTTTAACGCAAGCAATTCTAGTTATAAGCTATGGGTAGCCCAAGCAGGTACTTTGATCGCTAATTTGCTAACTACGTCCGGAGCAGATCATGTCATCACTATGGATTTACATGATTCTCAATTCCAAGGATTCTTTGACATTCCTGTTGATAACCTATACTGTAAACCTATCACTCAGGCTTATATTCAACATCATATTCCTAACTATCAGGATTGTGTCGTTGTTTCTCCAGATGCTGGGGGTGCTAAGCGTGCTGCAAAAATCGCCGATGTCTTAGAACTTTCTTTTGCTATGATTCACAAGGAAAGAAGGTCACAGCTTTTGAAAGGTCCACCTGGCGCCACCTTAACATCAGGTGGTGGCGTTCCAGTATCGACCAAACCTTTAATTGAGTCACTGGATATTAGGACAAGTCTCTCCAATAATGGAAACAATAAATACGTGAACACTACTATGTTGGTCGGTGATGtcagaaacaaagaatGTATTATTGTTGACGATTTGGTTGACACCTCATACACCATTACTAGAGCAGCAAAACTCTTGAAGGACCAAGGAGCCACTAAAATATATGCTTTGATTACACATGGTATTTTCTCAGGAGATGCTCTAAACCGAATTGGACAGAGTGTTATTGATAAGATAATTGTCACAAACTCTATTCCACAGGACGAAACAATTAAGGTACTAGGTGCTGATAGAGTTGAGGTTCTAGATGTCTCTAATATTTTCGCCGAAGCCATCAGAAGAATTCATAACGGAGAATCGATAagtattctttttgaacatGGATGGTAGTAATCGTACCGAATTTGTGATTCTGCTTTTAAGGTTGTTTTATGtaataaaaatataaatGTATATACACACACAAatgtatcaatttcaaGTTGGTCTCACTCTATTGTTCTATTGGGCCGTGCAATGGTGTAATGTCAATAGCTTGTAAAATTCATTCTTACATTGGAAGAGTTTCtttggatgatgatggtTTCCCCAGATTTCTTGGTCTTCATGCATTAGGccgaatttgaaaagaatatgCACGACAAATGCTACATTGCCCTTTATTTGGGAAATAAGTTCTAAAGTCTCCAAGCTATTGCGAGAGTGCATGATGTTGTACCAAATGCTTGGGTATGATTATGAATGAATGTTAAGATTGTTTATGGTTATGATATGGTTCATGATGCTGAGATATAGGTGCAAAGTTTTATCACTCTTGTGTCGTATTGTGATTTAATTCTGCTGCTCTCCGTTCGTTAGCCTccttttctctcttctcAGTAAGCTCTTTTAATTCGTCTTCCGTAATTAAATGATGCTTGTGGTTAGTTGGTGGATTGATCAATTTTCCATCGTTGTCAACTTCGCAACAATGTATATTTTGGAACCACGGGTCCGCTAAAACTTCCGGCATTAAGATTCTCTTGTGAGGACTTAGTTCTAGCATTCTACCAATCAATGGTCTTGAATGACGTGGAAGTAACTTCAAAATCTTGTATGGACCCTTAGTGTGATCGTTCTCATCATCTGGATTTTGAGCaaacaatttgaatgaCACGACCTCTTCGCTTGGTTTTTTCCATGGAAATCTTCTTAATGTCATGCAATAGAACATTACTGCAATGGACCAAACATCTACGGGTCTCGGATCATAGTATTGACTTACCAAAAGCTCTGGAGCTAAGTATGGGTCGCTACCAACAATGCCTTTCGCTTTCACTATTTTATCCTCGTATTTGTAATGGAAAATGGTAGCGCTACCAAAGTCAATCAACTTCAAGATACCTTGAGCATTAACAACACAGTTGTCTAACTTCAAATCTCTATGAGCCAATCCTTGAGAATGTAGATATGCAACTCCATTACagatttgtttgaaataGCATGCGATTTCATGCTTTCCCATTAGATCACTCATAACCAATGTGAAGAAATCATACTGACAATATTCCATTACTACCAAAAAATGCTCTCCCTCTTGTAGCATATCCAAGGTTTCGATAACGTTCTGATGATGCAAAAACGATCCTACACAAAATTCAGACGTAACTTTTTTAGAATAATCCAACAAGGTCTCTCTAGCAGCTCTTGGTCTGAATTTTTTCACTGCAAACAAAGTGTTATCCGAACCTTTTACAACACTTACAGATCCAGAAACACCTTCGCCGAGAAGTTTCCCCGGAATACCATACTTCTGTATCAATTCATGGGCGTCTTCTGCGTCGTATAAAGTCAATTTTGTAGTTTTACGGTCTGTAACGACTGCGGTTGCTGTCGGTTGTTTTTGTTCTACATGTTTTTGCTCTCCGGATTGTTCGTGGAGCTTAAAGAACCGTTTCAAACGGAGTGATTTCTTGTGATGGGGTTTTGGATGGGAATTATCGGCCGATGATAATTTAGGGGGTGGTTGCAGCTTAAATTGTTCGATTTGTCTCTGAAGATACTCTGCAGGATGCTGGTTCGGCTGAGGTGAGGTATCCAATGTTACAGTTGAATGCTGTACCTTTAATGATGGTTTGTTATGTTCATGTGACGTATGATTGTGCAATAATGGATGTGATTGTGTATTTGAAAGGCCTGATACAGAGTTGGAATGTGAATTCTGTGTAACCGGTGAGCTTGATACtgaattggaatttgaaaagcTTCTTTGCTTGTTATCCTTCGGATGAGGTGTTCGCGTCTGCGAACTGCCATTAGCCTGATAATTGTTCGGATTATGCAAGTGATTTGTATGCTTTAAAGTCTGAAGTCCTGGTGGAAGATCGCCGGAAATTTGTGGAGAAACCCGGGTATCAGTATTGTGGCTGCCTTCACTGCCACTATCATTTCCGTTGCTTCCGTTACCGTTAGCATTGCGGAAGAATCGTCCAAGTGCTAGCCTTGATTTATTCTTGATGGAGCTCTTGGAAAAGAACGTACCTGCAGAACTTGCAGATTTTACGGATTGAATCTCGTGACTGGACTCCGCACTCAACTGATTGTCAGGCATCCTCGTTACACACTACGTCCCCTTGGTAGACTCGGTCTCTATCAGTGCATTACTGTGACTAATTCTGCTAATGTGTATTAATAACTTGGCTCGATTTAACTTTAATTGTCTTTATATTGTTTATTTATTAGAAAATCCTTATTTAACCATTTTGAACGAAATTGTCATACCgtggaagaaagagagTGGAAATGGAATTAAGACGGAAACACAAAATATACGAGAGAATGAGCACAAGAAAGCATGTGCGATGATGGAACGGATCTATGCAACGATACAGCTGAAGAATATGAGTGCTAATCGGATGTAATTAGTATAGCTTTGAGCTTAAAACTGAAAGATATGCATATCATAGTCTATCTAATGTTTGTCGAAAGACTATATGTGAACTTTTAGCAACTCCGAAGTTAACTTATCGAAATGTCTTCATGCTTGTGAGTGCGCATTTATAGATGTATGTAGGTGTTGTGATGAGGAAAGTTGTGAATAAATTAATCTTTGGATCTGGATTCGAGGTTGAAGCTTTCTTGAGATTTTGACAGCTGTTTAGCGTTTGAATCTTGGTCATTTTGTGAAGATTTGCTTGACCAAAGACTGAATCTGGATCCACGTCTTGACGAAGGGGATCGCGGATGAGCGTGAGTGTTCGTAGTATTCGAGTCTATACTTGATGATTCATTGTGTTCTTCTGCAATGTTCTCTGTTTCGTTGATGGTTACCTTTTTGGAGTCATCCCAATCCGACGCAGGTTCTATGATTGTCTTAGAAACACCTTTGACTGTAATTATCGATTCGACGATCCCGTTTCTAGTGGACTTAtaacttgaagaaatcacGGTTTGATGGTCTTTGTCGTTTTGAGCTGGAATAGTCGTTATCAGCTTGTCATTGGATTTGTTCGAGGTCGGACgtggttgttgttgttgcacCATAGCGCTATTGCTTCGTCTGCTTGAATTAGATCTATGACGATGGTTATGATGGGATACATACTTCCTTTTTTCATCGGTTGTAGGAGCGCTTCCCACGGGTGAAATGGCGTCAGGTTCACGTCTTATAGGGGAGGTTGTTTCAATCACACTTGTTGCAGGAGAAATTGGCTCAGAAGAAAGCCGTGGAGGAGTCCTGGACATCCCGCCATAACTTTGCCTTTTTATGGTCACGAAAGGTTTCTTTATATCTAAAGGGTTCGCGGCTGGGTTTGCGGGCTGAAAATTCGTTGCGCCTACTGACAGGTAGTTTGTGGTTTCATTTTTGCCGGACGCCTCACTGCTTTCCGCATTTTCATTCACAAGCGGTTGAGTTTCTGATGGTTTTCTAGTGTACAATGAATGCAAATAGGAAGTGATGTGCCTCTTTGATAGTGGTCCTGGTTGATCTCTCATGATCCGTTGATGGATATCGACGAAAACGTCAGATTCATCCACGATTTCTTCACcaatcaattcttcaatgacATCTTCCAAAGTGACAAGTCCAATGGCACCAGAACTAGAACCTGGATCCCTAGACACTACGCACATATGAGATTTTCCCTCTTGGAAGTAATTTAGAATATTTAGACAAGACGTTTGTGGAGCTGTTTCAGGCAATGTAGCCAGAGGGAAATGGGATACAGGTAGGCAATCGTCGGGATCGTATGAAATCAACACACGGACTAAAAGCATCCCAATGTAATTGGTAGGTTGACCTGGTAGATAAATAGGAATTCTAGAGAACCCAGAGTTGAAAATATCTTCTACTGTTTTTTCATCCAAGATCTTATCTGCGGATAAAGTGAAAACAGCATCAATTGGGGTCATAATTTCAGAAacttttttctctttcaaatctaaCACAGCTGATATGATGGTAACTTCATCTAGGGTCAACCTTTCCATCCCCATGGTTCTGTGTAAATGCACCAAGGTCTTCAAACCAGATTTCTTATAGATGGTACCGTGGTCTTCACCAAGTAACCAATCTAATAACAAAGCGATAGGGTAAGCGATAGGGTACATTGCATACATGAGGAACAAAACAAATGGCGAAAACAAGGACCCTACTTGCAAACCAAAACGTACACAGACAGATTGTGGGATAATTTCACCAAAAATGACAATCAGAACAGTACTCATCACAACGGCTTGCCATCCGCCGCCAAGACATCTATCCAAGACAATAGGTAAAGTTTCATTGGTGATGACGTTGGACAAGAGTAATGTCACTAACACCCAATGTTTACCCCTGTTCAACAAGCTGAGAACCCTATTGGCATGATATTTTTCCGATGCAGTACCACTTGTTTGCATGACTTTCAAATAAACCTCATCTTGACCCATAAGACCAAGAGTTAAACCAGCAAAGATACCACCCAGAAGAACCAATATCATGGAGATAACAAGAAAGGTGGTAAATGTtgcttcatcttcagcTGGAGGTGCCTCCTTTTGGAGCACTGATAAAACGGATCTTTTAAAAATAGGTAGCGCGAATATTCGCGGTACCATAAACAACAGAGCAGAATAACGACCCAATGCCATCTCTTTGATAAGCCTGTATATATCCTGTAAATGTGCGAGTCTCTTTAATAGTTTGCAAACGTTCCAAACAATTCAGCTTTGATATTCAATCTAAATTCTTACGCCGTGAGATGTGTTACAACCTTTCTATCTCTAGTATTAAAGGGAACCcaagtttttttttgtctttcgGAAACTTTCCTTGACTTCGTTTCCTATATAATTGTGGTCTTCGTACTAAGAATTAAGTACCAATTTAGCAATCAACTAAAAACTCAAGTTGAAGTATCAGAACTGAGCAAGAAAATATTCACTATGTTCGACTTCGGTTCCCGTCTTTCCTTCTGCTTAAAGATCTCACTCTTCAACAAGTTTTCACCAATCGTCTTTCCAGTATTTTAGAGATGTAGTGGAGAAGATGGTTCGAACTAAATGCGtggtttctttttattttctttctatgaagaaaaaacagaGTTTTTACACAATAAACAATGTTTCCAATCACCGAGTTTACGTTCTTAGAAGGCCAGATCCTGCTACTTGGAACCGGCAGGCTATGCGCTGATTTCAGTGCCGAATGAGCATATATCTTATGAAATATACATTTATTTTTGCATACCGTAGAGTTCAACAGACGtttatataataaattcCCAATAGCTATTCTTCCCCGTGGGCAAGCGTCAGAACTGCGTGGGATGGGCGCATCCGGGTAACCTCTACTGATAAATGGAAAAAACTGAATctgaaaaacaaaaaaaatgagtTAATTGAATCCACGTGATGTGAAATCCCTCGCATCGCCTATCTACTTCCCAACATCAAACCAGGAACCAATGCCGattattcttttgattttggcACCTCAATCACGTGGCGCTCAGTCCTCCCAAATCTCCTCTCCCGACTCTTGTCTTTCTAGTTGCCCCTAGGTCAAAAAGTAAAGAGACAAATTTTTAAGAAGCCAGCCGCATCAGCAGGGTAACGTAAGGTATAGATTTTTGTCAGTTACATGTTACATCAGGATACGTCGCGCTCCTCCGGTATTCCAGTGAGACtctaaaagaaaaagaaacaaaaaaggaaaaccTGATTTTTTCTCTTAAGAGTAATTTTTTTGCATGACATGGTGAGAAATGGCTTAGACAAAACGCCACCAGGGTTTCGGAACAAATTGGAAACGGAAAAATGTCCTTCGTGTTCTTCTGTCAACCCGGAGGGGGTCAAACGTCCATTTGGCCATTTGGCCCCAAAAGGATCGcacttttctttcctgtCCTTGTCCCGACCCTGTCTCTTCCGAATGTCCCTTTCTTGCCACTTGTCCTTTATCCCCATGCTGCTTTTCGGCTGTTATCTCTCAGCAGCAAGAAAAAggacaaaagaaaaaaaaagcctATTGGCATCTTGTCTTGTCTCACTTGTCCTACTTGTCCCGTCTTGTTCTTGACCCTCGCAAATGCATGATGTTCGGAAAGAATCGCGGGGAGTTTGAAAATCCGCTTCTCAATCCTGTTGGAGGTATCCTGAgtatcaagaaaaagaaaagaaacagacAGGTTGTAAAGCTTGTAAATTTGGTCCATagaaaatcaaacaaatctAAGATAATCTTTTTTAATCATCATGTATTATCAATATTTAGTCTCCATTTTCATAATACTAACTTTGTAGGTTCTTGTCCTTTTTACGTGATGTTACATTTTGGATGCTGTATAATTCGGATTTGGGTttattccttttttttttttgttactTCTTGTAGTACTTTCTTTTAGCTCAAAAGTGTATATAAAGAGGTTAAGGTTGACTCAAGAATTTTTTGGAGGATAATGATTCCTAGTAGTTGTGTTATTGGTAGAAGTTTTGGTTATAATTTGATACATCAAAACATATCAAGCAAGCTCAGAGGTATATTCAAACATTATACTAAAAGTTCTACTGCTAATACAATAAAAATTACAAACACAAACACGATTTCCAACATGAGTCCAGCTTCCGATAGATTAAAGCAAACTTCCTCGATTCTTTCTAAGTCCGTTGAACCTCAAGCCGATGCACCTTTCAAGGTTACAGTTGTCGGTTCTGGTAACTGGGGTACTACTATCGCCAAGGTTGTTGCTGAAAACTGTGCTTTGAGACCTAACCTATTTGTCAACAGAGTTGATATGTGGGTTTTCGAAGAAAACATTAACGGTGAAAAGTTGACTGAAATCATCAACACTCGTCACGAAAACGTCAAATATTTGCCAGGTATTAAGCTTCCAAGTAATTTGGTTGCTAACCCAGACTTGGTCGATGCTGCTAAGGACGCTGATATCCTTGTCTTTAACATTCCTCATCAATTCTTGCCAAGAATCTGTTCTCAACTAAAGGGTAACGTGAAGCCTCAGGCTCGTGCTATCTCTTGTTTGAAGGGTTTCGACGTCGGTAAGGATGGTGTTAAGCTATTGTCTACTTATATCAAGGAAACTTTGAATATCGAATGTGGTGCTCTATCCGGTGCTAACTTGGCTCCAGAAGTCGCCAAGGAAAATTGGTCCGAAACCACTGTTGCATACCAAATCCCAGAAGATTACAAGGGTCCAGGTAAGGATGTTGACCattctttgttgaaagcCTTGTTCCACAGACCTTACTTCCACGTCAACgtcattgaagatgttgcTGGTATTTCGGTCGCGGGTGCTTTGAAGAACGTTATCGCCTTAGGTTGTGGTTACGTTGAAGGTTTGGGCTGGGGTAACAACGCCAGTGCTGCCATTCAAAGAGTCGGTCTCTCTGAAATGATCAAATTTGGTCGTACTTTCTTCCCAGAATGTAAGGTCGAAACTTACTTCCAAGAATCTGCCGGTGTTGCTGATTTGATCACCACTTGTGCCGGTGGTAGAAACGTAAGAGTTGCGAAACACATGGCCATCACTGGTAAGTctgctgaagaagctgaaaagGAGCTATTGAACGGTCAATCCGCTCAAGGTATTATCACAACTAAGGAAGTCCACGAATGGTTGGCTACCTGTGGTAAGACTGCTGAGTTCCCATTGTTCGAAGCTATCTACCAAATCACTTACGGTAATGCTTCTATGGAACAAATCCCAGACATGATCGAAGACTTCGAAGGTATCGACTACAACGTCAAGAAGCATTAAACAGGGAAACTgatccatcttcttcccATCAAATCAATATTTCAATGGCATGCACGGTGGACCCGTTAAACTGTTGATTTATTATCATTTGGAATCTTTTATGTCATAGACAAGACACATAAAAATATCCATCATCACAACACACActttaaatttcaattcaaaaaccTCAACAAGAGAGAGATCCATGTACACTAGTTCTCAACAgtcaacaaaagaaaatcgCCTCTCCTACATAATAAATATAAACTATTTCACATTCATACTTGTCCCCCTTATTTATTTCGGTGGGAATGAGTAATCTGTACCATATACTTAACTCACTATAAGAAAGATACAAAGATAGATTCTTACAATTTAATttatttctctttccttCGCTCCATCTTAGTTACCTAATTTCAAGTTCTCAGCCATATTTACCAAGGAATGGCAAATTCTGGTGAATGAAAGGAGATGGAAGTGGGAAGAGAatcaaggaagaaaagaaagaaggaaaaaaaaaaaaaacatcaatcacgtgactgtCTATCACCGGGTAACAACTCTCGTTTCCTCTTGCACTTAGTGAACACAAACAGCGAAAAATTGCCATTAACAAACAGAAGAATAACTATAGTTATATGGCACAACTTCAGTgcaagaaacaacaacagtTGTACCAGTTTTTGTAGCCATTAAACGTGGATTGAATCATCGATCTAGTACGAGCCG
This window encodes:
- the APM4 gene encoding Apm4p (similar to uniprot|Q99186 Saccharomyces cerevisiae YOL062C APM4 Clathrin associated protein medium subunit); the encoded protein is MLSAIFIYNAKGDLLISKLIKDHVKRSLADVFRTQVINDPHVRSPILTLGSTTFQHVIRESSDNLPMWLVAVSRSNVDSSMIWEYLHKLYQLMEAFGINDEDVLKDEFMLLYEILELTLENGIPQTTDLAQIIPRVSRKPIENNTISKSPDLDDFLSGSNILKAPKLSKRSSSSIALSSLSECPWRPSGLKYKKNEVYLDINEKITILVGKDGSIVKSFVDGSVDCVSHLSGMPLCQLGLNDTYSIHGNEKSELSIVEMMSEYDIKNKKAIPNAAAGSVILEDCKFHQCVQLNKYEANHVIQFVPPDGPFQLMQYRVIDNINIPFNVIPEVEIVKNSTLNYKVTLRSLFPSNVSAKDVTVKIPVPPTTIKCDFNVSGGKCKYDAGEKCMVWKYNKYKGSTENTLSGKVAIPATSHDLSDLLRWSRPPISMGFEIVMFSNSGLVVRHLKCQEPQLNYQPVKWIKYISHSGAYEIRY
- the MRX9 gene encoding Mrx9p (some similarities with uniprot|Q7LHC7 Saccharomyces cerevisiae YDL027C Hypothetical ORF); protein product: MLPLNRFQLCVKSQIGLRPFQSLTKLKAYSPASHGCVKTGQFVNLVPRFPLLAALNPRMNLLHYNQNILVSPVKMALRNFHSTPRNMVLGGRDPFRKSPFNNPRFIFSISPFSFILSTLLFAGFITMIVFVLPFLLALLFPMVIFGIGWYQFKAFRTRKLMQLLDHAFNQTKMKLSSTTRRELIMKQMVPKFKSFTQLKDFSGFPFKLSQAFTDKFQSGEFPNADRFLSFVKSRLDESFYKNEHNIKSIVLGSDTAYVPGHMELVTNSYSFVSSVRNNENIQAFSFMLLNMGSEGVRKPVALVYIVTKANPGDELLMFTGDYIDDSKLSPMVIYVRALSPFSKCCFITDVGETGANAQYSVKRKKDGSKEYTYESD
- the PRS5 gene encoding ribose phosphate diphosphokinase subunit PRS5 (similar to uniprot|Q12265 Saccharomyces cerevisiae YOL061W PRS5 5-phospho-ribosyl-1(alpha)-pyrophosphate synthetase involved in nucleotide histidine and tryptophan biosynthesis one of a five related enzymes which are active as heteromultimeric complexes); its protein translation is MNNIVVFAGSSHLDLVNKICENLGIERSQVKLGKFSNGETSISIEESVREKDVYVIQSGCGHVNDNFMELLILINACKTADASRVTAVMPYFSYSRQPDIPYTAKGAPLISKPKEKYTFESHPGTPIPQSMLTVEKPMSPNSSRLDAASSASSSGPQSLQSPTPLRPVELRPTSSTSSRIPMIPNGKAEHPSEQEQDSNADALFNASNSSYKLWVAQAGTLIANLLTTSGADHVITMDLHDSQFQGFFDIPVDNLYCKPITQAYIQHHIPNYQDCVVVSPDAGGAKRAAKIADVLELSFAMIHKERRSQLLKGPPGATLTSGGGVPVSTKPLIESLDIRTSLSNNGNNKYVNTTMLVGDVRNKECIIVDDLVDTSYTITRAAKLLKDQGATKIYALITHGIFSGDALNRIGQSVIDKIIVTNSIPQDETIKVLGADRVEVLDVSNIFAEAIRRIHNGESISILFEHGW